In the Chaetodon trifascialis isolate fChaTrf1 chromosome 15, fChaTrf1.hap1, whole genome shotgun sequence genome, aacacaattgCATTACTCCTACTTATTGTAGGAGCGCTGGGAACACGAGAGCTCCACAGAGTTGACATGCAAAGATACAAACATACAGAGCAtggtgcacagacacacactggcacagCTCAGCGGTAGGGAAGCCATCATATTATTGGATCAGAGGGTATTAAATCAGCCCCATGTTGTCTTTTCATCATTGCCTGCTGATGGTGAATTAATGGCCAGAGGTTTATTTTGCAGCCCATAGCAGCAGCTCCTGTAATTAAATAATTCACATCGACCAGCAAAGGAAAAGGTCTCTATCCTCGTCCAGGGGATCATAGCAGGCAACTTTATTCCTTAAATCCCTGTAAAGACTCAAAAGTCTGCATAATAATGAAATGATTATGTGATATCCCTGAGGGAAATGTTAGCAGGACGACCACGGCTTGGATTCACTTCTGTGCTGAAGCACACCTCAACCTGATTTGTCCTTTGGTTGACAAGCTGGTTTTCACATACTTTCCCTTATTTATAGATCCCTTTTTTTGTAATACTCAgccctgtttgtttgtctgtttgtaaaTGAAAATCATTAGCGGCACAGAAGGCTGACATAAACAGGAGGAGCCTTCACATAAACAGTTAATGCATAAATTACGCAACTGATCCTCCAGAATCCTCAGTGTAACGCCGTTCATCAGAGGGACGCCATctgtcacataaaaaaaacagtgtgaaTGAGGTGGCCAGCCTTATGTGGCTGCAATGTAAGTGAACCTAGATGAATGAAAACGATCACTGGGAGAAAGCTTGACTCATCCTGACCACCATGGACAAAAGATATCTATGAAGAAATCATCTGAAAGTTTATGGGCATGATGTGCAGGCAGGGAGGACGAGGATTTAGGTTACTCTGCGGCAGCCATCACATAAATGCACTGGTTGACAGCTCTGGAGCAGACATTAGAGAAGAAGCACTGGTGGTCATTATGGCTTGCTTTAGGGATGCTCACATGTTGTTAGTCCACTGGCTCGACACCTGTAAACGCAGCCGATAAAAGCTTGCTGTGTGGCTTGTCGTTACACACGAGCaagacagacgcacacacagctttgtCTGTGCcgttggggaaaaaaacaagtgctCTTTTTGAAgttgcatttctgttttcatctgccTACATGTGAACccttgtctctctccctcctccaacaaccctcctctccttctcagAGACACAGTTTCCAAAGGCTTCAGGTGGTAACTCGTCGTGTGATGAGGACAGCAGTTACAGTCTGTCTCCAGAACAGCCAGTAAGCCAGGAGTCTCCTCTGGGTCTGCTGCCTCTGCCCTCTCCACCAGAGACACTGGCCGGAAGCAGCATCCCATCTCCTACACAGGTCAGATTACTGTGGTGCGACTAACATGTTGCGTGTCATGGATGCAATACTGTAAAAGACCGAATTATGTATGTATTGCTCTTTTAGAGTTGTCTGACCTGGTTGATATGTCTGTAAtacaatttcatttttcaatgctTTTTCTTGTTGGTTATCACCAACATATACACCGATTGCTTAAAGTATGCTTTCATCTTATCAATCAGGTGCCTCCTCCTGTTGGTCCTCTCCCACCAATCTCTGGATCCTCCTCACTGAAGCTGACCAATGGGACAGCAGCACCTTCTGCCCAGAGGATGGGGGCGATTTCACAGATCAAGGTAAGTAACATCTGTCAAGTccaacaaagaaataaatgtaaagaaaaagtGGGAACTGTGCTTggattaaagctgctctgacaaATATTTTTATATAACAATGGAtcagcaacaaaaaaacactttatgcTTCCTCCCCAACACCTAATGCTAGACACACaaagttagtgactagctgatgaacacagtggggcatttagcagctaaagagccagatctTCCCATCAGGAGTCGGTACAGACCATAACAGAGCTCCAAGGAGACTGAACACTTGACTTAAAGTtcaagtggccagaaacacgactccaaatgaatggtAACGCTGCTCTGTGaatgctggatgtgtaaaaatGATTCGAACATCAAATTAAACATTAGGTATATTGTTGTGTAAAGgtttcattattcatttacCAGCATCCCTCCTCTTTTTTCAGTACCAGCCGAAACCAAACTCTGACCGCTCTGCCCAGAAACATAAGAAACCCAAAGACAGCAAGCCAAAGGtgggtttgtttctgtttttagacATGCAGACAATtatgaaatgtgctgaaaaaaaggcattttgatGAGAAACTTTCTCAAACTAATAACTTAGTATGTCAAAATAATTTTGAGATATTTACTCTTTTTATATACAAGTAAGTCCTTATGTTGAGAAAGCTTCCCATCATAATGACTTCCAGgatcttttttttcatcacattgGCAGAAATGTGCTTCCATGGACAATACTGTTGCTAACACCAGAAGAGATAAAAAATACTTATGCTAGTATTTCAGTGAACCAGTCCATCTTAACCTAAGAGGGAAGAAATTAGTCGTAGAGGCAGTAATATAGTTCTAAACTGGTTATTTGTCTTTTAGATTAAAAAGTTAAAGTACCATCAGTACATCCCGCCTGACCAGAAGGGAGATAAAGAGCCTCCTCCCCATCTGGACTCATCTTATGCCAaaatcctccagcagcagcagctcttcctgcagctccagatcctcaatcagcagcagcagcactacaACTATCACACCATCCTGCCTGCACCACCCAAGTATGTTCTTGTAGTGTATCGAaaagaggtgttttttttgcCAGGGATAGGGGAGTGTGTCTGGGAGCATGTAGCAAGCATCCATAATCTAAAGCAACCAGACAAACTGTCTAAGGAGCCAGGCAATGTTGGCCTCATCTGGTGGGAATTTGGGTAGAAACACAGGTCAGGTTTCAAGGTGGTGCATGAAACTGATAACCTGACGTGGCAGATGGTTTGTCACAtggaaccatctgggaagttgTCCTTGGAAACTGTTTGGGAAAGGGCAGGCAGTTTTAAAAGacacttggcaggtgattggttgaaccatctgtctgtcactgtctatCATGGGCTAACTACAGCCAATCATATATCAATCCATATGCTGTTGTAGTAAGACTCTTGCCAAAGTCAGTCGGGAGAAGAGCGAAACATCTTTTCCAAAGAGAAAAGCCTCTTCTTTCACTGAAGAAATGCTCTCCACTTCTGATATAAATGATGCAAAAGCAGCATCTACGCTAACCTCTTTGGGAGCCGCCATTGTTATTTTCATACGAACAGCTGCTTATCTCGCTGTCACcacacctgagcacacctgtAGCTGCAAGTAGTTCCTCACAGGACAACGATTGGTCCAATAAACACAACTTTAAGACTTAACTCACATTCAATCATCTAAAGACTGGAGAGGTTACTATCATTTTTcctttcactcattttctttcCAATAGACCACAGACAGATCAGCAgccatcttcctcttcctcctccagttcCACGACCACCTCCTCCCCACCTCGACCTGTTGCCGCCCCTTCAACAGCCCCTTCTAACCAGagcagtcacagctgtcagagTTCTGCTCCTTTAGGTGGGATAAAACCAGCGTCTCTACCTCCCAACCTGGATGAAATGAAGGTTAGTTGCATAACAACATATGAATCCAAAAGAAAGCTGCATGGCTGGTTCATGGCATCTGGTTCTCGTGATGTGAGCAGCATCGCGGATGGTCGGACACTTAACCTCACCAATACTATAATAGATGTTCAGTCTAGAATCAGCACAGTGAAGAccaacagctgtctgctgtctaCAAGCTATGAGGCGATGGAGTAACTGGTGGATAGAAGCTGACATCCAGAAAAAATTCTCTGTTAACAAAgttttgtcactgaaaagtggGCTGCCAACCCAGAGCTGACGAAGAAAGGCACAGTGATGGatcactctctctttttgttctcACTCCTTTTCCTTTGGTCCTTTTCAATTTTCCTCTGATATTTATCCTCATCTCTTCACTTTCCCTCACTCTTGTCCTTCAAACTCAATTTCTCTTTTACTCTGTCTTCTGTCAGGTCGCAGAACTGAAGGCCGAGCTGAAGCTGCGGAGCTTGCCAGTCTCTGGCACCAAAAACGACCTCATTGAAAGGCTGAGGACCTACCAGGAAGTGAATGGAGGCTGTGATACTACCTCCTCTCCAACAGCAGGGGGTAACACAGAGCCAAGGGCTGAAGGAGCAGGAAAACCCTCCGAAACTGCTTCAACCACTGCCAACGAAAACCCATCACAtcaacagtttcagtttcagtgccATCAGGCGTCCTCTCTGACCGGTCAGTCAGGTGACAGAATTTTTTTTCAAAGAGAAAATTTAACTGCACTTCCTCTTATGTGGGATTGATTGTAAAATTAATCACCACTCCTCACTTTAAGTATTTATTGACGTGGTCAGGAAGAAAAGAGTGTAGATAAAGTATTACCTCTGTCCTTTCTTCCTCATGTAACATCACTCTTTCTGTACCTGCACAGCTAATGCAGGTAGCAGTGCCAGTCCAGCTGCAGCCACCCCTCAGCAGCTCATCACCTGTGGTGGCACCGTCTACCCCCCAAGTGACTGCTCACCGGGCACCATGAGCCCAGAAGATACCAGCTTTAACAGCGACCCTTTGGCAAAAATGGTCTgaatttttattgttgttttaatacATCGAATTCTTGAAACTCAGCTTCCAAATTTGAGGAAGGTTATTGACTTACAGCTTATATCAGATGTGGAattgtattggtgtattaacaATATAGAATTATAACAACTTATACAATATGATAATGAACTGCGGTATGAGACACAGTCAAGtttatttaagtatattttttgTAATAAGTATTTTCACACCATGTACTTCAATAATTCAAGTGTACTCTAATATCTTTTGGACAACTAATATCATACATTTAATATACTGCCAATACTTGTTTAAtatactgtgaaaacagttggatggactgccataTTCATGTCCtgctatgctaacatgctaaaatatgCTAgtaaacatgctaaacattgTACCtcctaaacatcagcatgttaacattgtcatcgTGAACATGTTAGCGTAcatacattagcatttagctctagcatggctgtagaatCTTTGTCTTGTTTAAATACCAACAAATGTCTTAAGCTATttttactttctctctttctgtctagATGAGTTCACCTCTCACCCAGCTCAGCCTTCAGCCACGCTCAGCTGCTCAACTTCCTGTGAACATTAAAGAAGAGCTGAAGTGCTCCACCCCGGCACCTTGTCAATTCTCTTTAAAGCCAGCCTCTCTGCAGAAACATTGTCCAGTCTCCCAATCCACTGCCCCCACCACTACAACCGCACCTCCCGCAGTGGCTGTGGACAAAGACAAGATGCTGCAGGAGAAGGACAAGCAGATAGAGGAGTTGACGAGGAtgctgagacagaaacagaggctGGTAGAGGTGCTGAGGATGCAGCTGGAGCatgggaagagaggaggacgagTTCCAGAGCCGCTGCTTCTTGTGAGAGTTAAACAAGAACCTCCTGACAAGCCCAGTGTCCCACTCTCATTTGGCCATCCACCGACACCCTTTCCCCCATCATCCGTTTCATGTGAGATGGATGGTAGCAAGGTAACTGTCAAACAGGAGGCCACTGAGGCAGAGGACGTTGACTCTGAGACAACTACGCAATTACCCGACACTCATGGATTACAACAGTCTTTGACCGAAAGTCAGGAGGCACTTAtcaaagcagagcagatgagCACGCAGACGAAACAGCAACATATATGTCTCCAGCAAACCGCTCTGCAGTTTGCCCAGCAGCAGGCCATACAGAAACTtttgctccagcagcagcacattcagaaccagcagcagagcatCCAGAAGTGCAGTCAGACGCTGGACAATCAGCAGAACCTGCAGAAACTTTctcagcagagaaagaagaagtctcacaaacagcagctcaaacaacagcagcagcaacagcagtccaaacaacatcaacagcagaagcagctgaagcAACAGATTCTGCTGAAGCAACAGAAGTCgtttgtgcagcagcagaataaGCAGCAACATCAGAcgaaacagctgaaacaaataCAGATACAGACCAAGATAcacctgaagcagcagcaggtgctaatacagcagaaacagcaggcGCAGCAGCAGTCGACACAGGTCAGGAGGGCGTCTTAAAAGtcttttacagtacagtatttccTCATTATGCCGGTACAGTTCTGTGTTTAAAGATGCTTCTTAATTTTTGTCATGCTTGTGAGaaatttaaagtaaaatgtacataaatCAAGATTCTTCTGCTAAACATTATTGTCCGTTTTCTGCAGGAACCTCAGACAAACCTCAGCCAACCGCCAGGCTCggccccctctttctctctggatCTCCTTAAGAGTAACTCCACCCCGACTCTGGTCACAGACCGCAACGGTAACCACTTCCTGATTGCACTGACCAGTCACATCACTGAGAACCAAAGAACTGACGCGCCTCAGAGCAAAGCAAGCAATCAAATCACACTGCAGGTACATGATTCACTGTCAGCAGTTCACCTGTCTACCCCTGGCTTGGACTGATTCATAAAAAAGAGATTTTCTGTTGTACTCTTTTTATTGTTCTGTTCAGCccttaacaataataatagtaacaacGCTGTTTCCATTGTTCCTTTTCCACCAGCGACTACAGTCTACTCCAGCCAAGCTCCCTGGACACAACCCCGCTCAGCTGCCTAAAGCTGATAATGAAACCAAACAGAGCGTGCACGAGGGATTCttgaaacaacaacagacaaaggTGAGGTTTCCATCAAGAGAGTGATGATCTGAATATGCAGCCAGATTCAGacaggaaaacaatgaaaaaatatcaaatgtttGAGAAAGAtttatataaaaacaaagaattaacAAATAGATAAAACAATAAGAATGCATTTCAAGTTTCATATAAACATAGTTTTCTTCTGTTGTACAGTGGTTGTGTTAACTAGTGTCTACAGTGAGGTCCGTTTTAACAAGGACATTGTTTCTGAGAAGGTGCATTCAAATGCTTTGAGTGCAATGAACAAAGTTCCATTCACCTGCGTTGTTTTTTGGGTGGGAGCATAAATCTCATAGATCAAAACCCCAACAGATAAAACTGAAACTATCTGCACGGAGAAACCTCTTAAATGTTCACACATCTCTTTTACTCACTCATATATCCCCATCATACTCCATATACACACCATCCCTGACCAAGAACCCCTGAGCCTCTTTTTCCCGTCACTGGAGCAATAACAGAGCAGACTGTTAACGCTCcataaagagggagagaaacacgAGGGTGACAGAGAACTGCTCCAGTGAGTCCAATAGCAGTGGAAATTAATGAAGTATGCCGTTTGAGACGGGGACAGCAGTCCTTGATAAGAGTGTCTGACACTATCATGATGCTGATTATTATTGCTTTGCTAATTACTCTAACGACATCCTCCATTACTATGATTTATGTTGTTCACGGAGGATGAACAAAGACTCCATCGCATTTCGGCTAATTGAGATGTACCGTACCTTTCGTGGAGGGCAGGTGTGCTGGAGCCTCGAAAAACGTCAAGACGTGGTGGAACGCTGTGTGCTGATCGCAGTGTTGCTGTTGTCAGCAATCTTTCCTTTTCCCCCTGCCTACGACGCTCTTAAAACACGGGGGGCTTGGCTAAAGGGTAGCGAGGAAGGCTTTTAAGTGGATGTACCAATAAATGTGTTGTAGTGCATTGCTCAGCAAAAGTCAAAGGTGGGGGAATCATTAGTGATTTGAGATGTTATTGGAAGCCTGCCTCCCCTGTCGAGAGCACTTACCTTTCTACTCTTTCCAATGATCTGAAGCCATTGAATGGGGGACTTCCGGTGCCTGTAGACCAGCCCCAGCAGGAAGTTTCTCAGTGTCTGTCAGCACCTCCCAGTCTGCAGCCTTTCTTCAAGGACCAGGCGTCTGCTCCCTCAGGGAAGAGCAcctcctcaccttcctctcaAATTGTAAGTAATTTCCACATGACATGGATAATCTTTCAAGGTGACTTCTCACATTTGGCTTTTGGAAAGTGACTGTCTCTGTCACTTTGTTCCCACTCTCCTCTAGGAGTTGTGCCCTGGTCTGGACGTCTTGTTTAGTCCTCTGTCTCCAGCCTCCTTTCAGACCGCCGCCTCGTCGCCTGATAACAAAGTATGATGGGCTGCATGTCTGATTGTGTCGCTGTGCAATAAGAAAGGATTGTTCTTTATCACAAATGTGTGATTTCTACCCCCCTCAGGGGTTCTTCTAACCTATATAAAGCTCCGCTGTGTTGCTCTGCGCTCTGGTTTGATATGTTGTTTTGCATTACATCATGCCATCTTGCATCCAGCGCTCATGTCACATGCAGTTATGTGTTGTGTGAACGTAACGTACAGTTTTAAAGGCTAATGTGTTGTCCCCTCTGCGTGTCTGCCCTCAGGACACAGAGCATGATGATGATTTCATTGACATCATTTTGCAGACTGGAGGTAAGATGCAATAACACCGTCTGTTCTGCTTGTCGTGCAGGAGCATTTTTTCTTAAGTTACCCAGCTGTTTGACTAATTGTATTGAGAGTGACGTTTAATTGTTTGTTCTTCCCTTCAGAAACGTCGACCACCTTCAAACCAGCACCAGATCCTTCTCTGGATGGTCTAAATCCAaactcccctcctccctccccactCCAGCTGTTGCTACCCCCCCACATCCCACCCAGCTTTGACACCCCACAGTCGACCCAGTCTGAGCTTCAGACTCTGGCGGACACTGTAGAGGAGAAACAGCACCTCAGTAACGCCGGCAGTGGACGCCTGGAGGACTTTCTGGAAAGCACCACAGGTAAGCCTCTCCTGGGGGTGGAGCCTGGTGGCTTGCTGACGTTGATTGATGACCTGCACAGTCAAATGCTGTGCACCCCCAGCATCCTGGACCATCCCCCGTCTCCCATGGATACCTTCGACATGGCAGTGGAGGGGGAGCATGGGCTGGACAGTATGGATTGGTTGGATCTCACTATgggaggagtgagaggagaagaagccCCCACGCTGGCTCCACTGGGGCCCCAAACACCTCCTAGTGTCTTTTCCACAGACTTCCTGGATACTTATGATGTGCAGATACACTGGGACTGGGTCGATTGAATCTTATTGCACTTTGacctttatttatttgatttacaCGATGTGATATTGATCTTTGCGTGGACACGTATTAGGCAGGTCCTATATCTGTTCTTGCTTCTTAAGCAACAGTTTTGTCAACACAGTAGTTGATGAGACTTTTAACTGAGCCATGAACCACTTGCATAGAAATGAATCTCATCTCTCTTTGTCACAGACGCCATGTTACAGCGGAGAAGCGTATGGATTCATTTGACCTTCTTCTAATTAGAGTGCAAATCCATAGTTGCCTTTTGTAGTAAAGATAATCAATAGTTTACCACTACAGGAAGAGGTTCAGCTAATCAATAGCCAAAGTTAAGCTTAAAGACAATGATTTTTTAGGAACATAATGGTCCATAGAGTGGAGTAGAGATGATGTTGAACCATCGTTGGCCATAACTTTGAAATACGTTGAATTTCAGGGGGTGACACTTAACAACAATTTAATAATTACAGTGTATACGTCTCCAGTTACAGCACCGTATCCAATTTAGTGTGGATGAACCTgacatcacatactgtatgtacagcaGGTCCTGACTAATGTTTTGGAAAGTTTCATTGGTTTATATTCTCTGCAAAGTTAAGTTAAGGAAGTTAAGGAAAGTCAAAGTTTGCCTACTCATTGAAAATATGGAGATTCTAATTCAGAGAACTGAAACACTAAATCAAAATCTTGACTTACAATATTAAAACTATTATGTTAAAAGGTTACAAAGAGATGTTCACACAGCTCCAGTGTCTGTTGCACAAAGCCACCTCAAATATTAAAGCTTAATTCCCAAAGAGAGGTGCAAGAAGCATCTCACACATCTCACAAGTTAGAGAAAATGTTGATCACTTTGCATCAGTCAGTGTTTAATGAGTATAACTCAAGAGTAGAACTCAGGCTGCAGTGGTAACAATGACAGAACAACACACTATTGTCCATTAGGATGAGCAACTGCTTATTGATCGGACTAATTTCAGGATGAAAGAAACAGCGTGAGAAGAAAAGCTTAAACATCTGTGGATGTGCTCCAGTTGAACCAATTCATACACGACACAGCTTCCTCTAAGCAGATACAGTGAATGTGTAAGTGTATTATGAAGGAAAATCTTGACTTAAAATGCTTTTTGGAGCTGACTGCTCACTGATTCTGAGCATTTCTGAGATGATTTCTTCCAGCCTTTAAACTGATTTACTGTATGTATCAGGTACTGAGCTGTGAGGTGGTGATTCCTGCAGGTAATGATGACAAAATAAACTTAAATGGTCCAATTTATTTGGTACAGTCCATATTAAattgatatttgatatttttgcaTATGCAGAATGTTGCTTTTTTTATAGATTTGCACTTTGAACATGCGACATGTGTCTTATCGTTTTACGTGACATACAGTAATGCTATCTTGCAGGAGGTACATGAGAAAAATCTCAATAAACTTAGTGCTAATATTTCACGTGTGATATGAAACGTTCTGAATGTAAACATTTGGCATCACTGCATCTTACATGAACCGCACAGCCTGCTGTAAGCTCTACATTATGCTCACAGTGTGGATAGTATGCTACCAACAGGCTGTTGTGGTCATTTTGGACACTTTAGTCTTGAAATCTGCTGCAGAGTAGTTTCACTCGCTTTCTGTTTGCACTTGCCCTGATGGTTAAATCCATATGTAATGTAAATGGGAAGCTTTATAGAATCTTGACAGATGATTTAGTCGGAAGTCTTCCTCTTAAGGATTTTGGTGTTAATGGTGATATTTGGTTTTCTGTACTGTATCAGTACTTTTGTAAGTTCTTTCCCTCTTTGAGAATTTACAGTGCTGTAACATGCCAGTTTAGACACTGAAATGTATTATAAGACATGTAGTGCTCCATTTTTCGCTGTGGAATCTGGTGacaccagtgtgtgtttgtgtgtactgtgaCTTATTCTGTTTCTGGCAAAATGTCTGTATTGCAAATCTTAAACCTTGAGAAAACCTTGGAGACTTACTGCGAACACAGTCACACgcaaattcatttttcattctcattCATCATTTTACACTTTTATACATTTGTCACCACAAACATACTGCGCCACACTGGCAATTAGTAATCGtacttcctctttgtgtgtgatgCGTTTGGAGATTTGTACGCATTTTCCTGAAAGTTTAGCCAGCCAGAGACCGCGGTCAAGCGGGAGCCACATTGTCTCATTGTGGCATTTGCAGGTTTTACTGGTGATCTCCTCATTTGATGGTGGGGATGCAAAATTGTACAAGTGTCTGTAATGGTCATCTGTGAAATGGTGTTTACTTCAGGTTTTATTGCTTGTCCAGTACAACCTCCTTAATTTTCTGACTTTGCTCTTGTGTCTCCTCAAAGGACATTTCTTCAAAGACTGTCTTAAAACAACAATCAGGTGCCAAATGTGGCCTAAAGACTGcaaactctttttttctgtaaatagTTCACATGTGCGTGATTCACTCACCTCACATGTGGGTCTTTGTTGACCTTTTTAAGATTTTGAAGTGCCTGGCAGGATGTCTCAAACATGAGCTCTGTCAAACCTATGAGGACTTTTTAAATAAGACGAAAGTGTTTTCTGCTGtattatttctgtaaatgttgAGTCGCCTCATGTAAACAATTGTGAAAGCGGGAAATTGTTTGAGCTTTTTGTGTACTTAAATTTGAACTGTCTCtttttctaaaaacaaaagCGGGTTTATAAATAAAAGAGTAGATAATTAGGACTTGAGTGGAAAGTTTTGATTCTTTCAACGATGAGATAAACGTGGACGGCACGTGCATTTTTGACAACCTTGACTTTACCTTGTGGAGAATAAACACACCTTTGGTCTCATTTCTTCCCACACTCTTCACCTCAGGTAGCATCCTGCTCAACCTACTGTGCCATGACCTGAAAGGAAAAGTTAGCGAAATACACACATTATCCTGCTTTGA is a window encoding:
- the LOC139343454 gene encoding myocardin-related transcription factor A-like, with the translated sequence METLFGERPDADASIPSPRSEAVANELQELSLQPAPNLLPVRERKNVLQLKLQQRRSREELVNQGIMPPLKSSAAFHEQRRCLERARTEDYLKRKIRSRPERSELIRMHILEETSAEPSLQAKQLQLKRARLADDLNDKISHRPGPMELIHKNILPVHSSLKQAIIETQFPKASGGNSSCDEDSSYSLSPEQPVSQESPLGLLPLPSPPETLAGSSIPSPTQVPPPVGPLPPISGSSSLKLTNGTAAPSAQRMGAISQIKYQPKPNSDRSAQKHKKPKDSKPKIKKLKYHQYIPPDQKGDKEPPPHLDSSYAKILQQQQLFLQLQILNQQQQHYNYHTILPAPPKPQTDQQPSSSSSSSSTTTSSPPRPVAAPSTAPSNQSSHSCQSSAPLGGIKPASLPPNLDEMKVAELKAELKLRSLPVSGTKNDLIERLRTYQEVNGGCDTTSSPTAGGNTEPRAEGAGKPSETASTTANENPSHQQFQFQCHQASSLTGQSANAGSSASPAAATPQQLITCGGTVYPPSDCSPGTMSPEDTSFNSDPLAKMMSSPLTQLSLQPRSAAQLPVNIKEELKCSTPAPCQFSLKPASLQKHCPVSQSTAPTTTTAPPAVAVDKDKMLQEKDKQIEELTRMLRQKQRLVEVLRMQLEHGKRGGRVPEPLLLVRVKQEPPDKPSVPLSFGHPPTPFPPSSVSCEMDGSKVTVKQEATEAEDVDSETTTQLPDTHGLQQSLTESQEALIKAEQMSTQTKQQHICLQQTALQFAQQQAIQKLLLQQQHIQNQQQSIQKCSQTLDNQQNLQKLSQQRKKKSHKQQLKQQQQQQQSKQHQQQKQLKQQILLKQQKSFVQQQNKQQHQTKQLKQIQIQTKIHLKQQQVLIQQKQQAQQQSTQEPQTNLSQPPGSAPSFSLDLLKSNSTPTLVTDRNGNHFLIALTSHITENQRTDAPQSKASNQITLQRLQSTPAKLPGHNPAQLPKADNETKQSVHEGFLKQQQTKPLNGGLPVPVDQPQQEVSQCLSAPPSLQPFFKDQASAPSGKSTSSPSSQIELCPGLDVLFSPLSPASFQTAASSPDNKDTEHDDDFIDIILQTGETSTTFKPAPDPSLDGLNPNSPPPSPLQLLLPPHIPPSFDTPQSTQSELQTLADTVEEKQHLSNAGSGRLEDFLESTTGKPLLGVEPGGLLTLIDDLHSQMLCTPSILDHPPSPMDTFDMAVEGEHGLDSMDWLDLTMGGVRGEEAPTLAPLGPQTPPSVFSTDFLDTYDVQIHWDWVD